One genomic segment of Hydra vulgaris chromosome 14, alternate assembly HydraT2T_AEP includes these proteins:
- the LOC136091064 gene encoding uncharacterized protein LOC136091064, which yields MNESKLNIRELRTALLSLKSNKSAGSDKVSVNILKLVYDIIEPSSFHIFNQSLKSGKVSDKLKIVRVTAVFKSGDESEPSNYKPISVLSCFSKLLERIVYNRLCNHLTENNMLYSKQLVNHH from the coding sequence atgaatgagtCAAAGCTAAATATACGCGAGTTGCGGACTGCATTACTAAgcttaaaaagtaacaaaagtgCAGGATCGGATAAAGTTAgcgttaatatattaaaattagtctATGATATAATTGAACCATCTTCGTTTCATATATTCAATCAGTCACTTAAATCAGGTAAAGTTTcggataaattaaaaattgttagagTAACTGCAGTATTTAAGTCTGGAGATGAGTCAGAACCCTCAAATTACAAGCCTATATCTGTATTGTCTTGTTTCTCGAAATTGCTTGAACGTATAGTGTACAATAGGCTGTGTAATCATTTAACTGAAAACAACATGTTATACAGTAAGCAATTGGTTAATCACCATTAA